The nucleotide window CACCACGCGCTGGGTATGCCCGCTGGTCGCGCCCTTGATCCACTGCTCGTGGCGCGAGCGCGACCAGTACGTGGCCTCGCGCGTGTCCAGCGTGCGCTCGATGGCCGCGCGGTCCGCGTACGCCTGCATCAGCACCGCGCCGGTGCGGGCGTCCTGCGTGACGACCGGGATCAGGCCGTCCGCGCCGAAGCGCAGGTCGTCCAGCGTGGCGCTGTGGGCCGGGCCGCTCATGCATCCCTCCACTCGGGCCGCACCGGCAGGCCCTGGCCGCGCAGATAGGCCTTCACCTGCGGCACCGTCAACTCTCCAAAGTGGAAGACGCTGGCGGCCAGCGCGGCGTCGGCCTGCCCGCCGGCGTCGCCGCCCAGCAGCACGTCCCGGAAGTCCGACAGCTGGCCCGCGCCGCCCGACGCGATCACCGGCAGGTCGACCGCCCGCGACACGGCGCGCGTGGCCTCCAGGTCGAAGCCGGCGCGGGTGCCGTCGGCGTCCATCACGTTCAGGCAGATCTCGCCCGCGCCGAGCTCCTGCCCGCGGGTGGCCCACTCGATCAGGTCCAGGCCGGTGTCGATGCGGCCGCCGGCGCGGTACACGTTCCAGCCGTGACCGTCCGGGCGGCGCTTGGCGTCAATGGACAGCATCACGCACTGCGCGCCGTGGTGGTCGCTGGCTTCGCGGATCAGCTCGGGGCGGGTCAGCGCGCCAGAGTTCACGCTGATCTTGTCCGCGCCCGCGAGCAGCAGTTGCCGGAAGTCCGTCAGGGCACCCACCCCGCCGCCGACGGTCAGGGGCATCATGACCTGTTCCGCGACCTGCGCGGCCACGTCCAGCATCAGGCTGCGGCCCTCGTGCGTGGCGGTGATGTCGTAGAACACCAGTTCGTCCGCCTGCTGCGCCTCGTACGCCTGCGCGAGCGCCAGCGGGTCGCCGGCGTCGCGGTGGTTCTCGAAGAACCGGACGTTTTTCACCACCCGGCCGCGCTGCACGTCCAGACAGGGAATGATGCGTTTGGTGAGCATGCCGGGCAGTCTACGCGCGCCGGGCAGGGCACGGCGTGATCCTGCCCAGGTCGCTTGACATGGAATGAACCGCGTTCAGGCTTCGAAAACGTGCCAAACCTTTAATGAATCTTCACACACTTTGCTAAACTGATCACAGGTCGGGTGCTCCCGGCAGGGCGGCCCCACACCCACTCCTCCTCTTGCCGCCTGCCTTCTTCACCCGTGGAGAACCGTGAAAACCCGCAAAATTCTGCTCGTCGACGATAATCCCAATGATCTGGAGCTGGCCCTGAGCGCCTTCGGGGAGATGTCCGGCGACGGCCTCGATTATCAGGTGGACGTGGCGGGCAGCGGCGAGGAAGCCATCTCCAACCTGCGCACCGCGCTGGGGCACGGCCAGGACCACCTGCCGGACCTGGTGCTGCTCGACCTGAAGATGCCGCAGATGGACGGTCTGGCCGTGCTGGACGCCATCCGCGCCCAGGACGACCTGCGCGACATCCCGGTCGTGATGCTCACCACCAGCGGCGAGGACCGCGACATCCGCGACTCGTACGCGCACGGCGCGAGCGCCTACGTGATCAAGCCCATGGACTTCACGCAGTTCCGCGAGGCGATGCTCACCATCCGTTCGTTCTGGACGACCCTGAACCGCCACCCCCGCCTGAACTGAGCCGGGTCTTGTGCGGCCCTTCATGCCGCCGGGCCGGCCGGGCCGCCTCCCGTAAGCTCAGGGCATGCGGGTCTACATCGGCTGCGGCGGGTACAGCAACGACGACTGGACGGCCCCCGGCCTGATCTACGAGGGCGTGAAGAAAGACGAGTACCTGGACACCTACGCGCGGCACTTCGACGCGGTGGAACTCAACTCCAGCTTCTACGCCATTCCCGGCCTGAAGGCCTTTGAGGGCATGGCGCGCAAGAGCGCGGGCCGCACCCGCTTCGCCGTGAAGCTGAACAGGGCCTTCACCCACGACCGCGCGCCCACCGACGCGGACTTTGACCGCATGCTCCAGAGCCCCGAACCGCTGCGCGAGGCCGGCGTGATGGGACCGTACCTGGCCCAGTTCCCGTACTCGTTTCACCGCACCGCCGAGAACCGCAAGTACCTGCTGATGCTGGCCGAGCGCTTCGCCGGGCATGAGCTTGCGGTGGAACTGCGCCACGCCGGCTGGGACAAACCCGAGGTCCGCGAGGGCATGGGCGAGTACGGCCTGATCTGGGTCAGCCCCGACTACCCGCCGGTGGGCGGCATGCCTGAACCGCAGGTGCACGTGACCGCCGACGTGGGCTACCTGCGGCTGCACGGGCGCAACGCCGGCAGCTGGTGGGAGGGCACCAGCGCCGCCGAGCGCCACGACTACCGCTACACCCGCGCCGAGATGGATGAATGGGCCGAGAAGATCGCGGTGGTGAATGACGACCTGAGCGAGCTGTACGTGTTCTTCGAGAACACGACCAAGGGCCACGCCCTGAAGAACATCCCCCTGCTGCGCGACGCCCTGAACGCCCGCGGTGTGCCCGTGAAGACCCCCGACCCGGGCGACGACGGCCGCCTGCTGTAACAGGGAACAGGTCACCGGCCGCGCCTGGGGGTTCAGGAAACGCGGCCGGTCGTGGCGCCTCGGGGGTGGAGCGGTGCATCCCGGCAGCCGCTCCGCCCGGGTGGTGCCCGGAAGTCGTGTGGGTGCTGCGGCCTTAACGCGGGGGAACACCGCCTTGGGACCGCTGCCGCCTGGAGATGGACGGGAGGCCGTTTCGTCTGCGGCCTCCCAGGGAATCAGCCGGTCTTGCGCAGCGTGCGTTCCGCGATGATGCCGGGCGCGTGCTCGGCGGCGGTGCGCACCAGGATGCCCATCTTGTGCGGATTGGCTTCCAGGTCGATGCGCAGCCCGAGGTCTGCGGCGGCCTCCGAGCACGCCGGGCCGATGCTGACCAGCACCAGACGGTTCAGGGCGGCGCGGGTCTCGTCGAGCAGGCCCATCTTCTCGGCGTACTTCAGGAAGTGCAGGGCCTGGGTGCCGCTGGAGAGCAGCAGCACGTCCGGGCCGCCCAGCACCACGTCCCGCACGGCCTGTGCCAGCGGCGCGGTGTCGAGCGGGAAGGCGCAGCGGTACACCGGCACGCTGGTCACGCGGATGCCGGCGTAGCCGAGTTCGCGCAGCATGGCGGTGGGCGTCGCCTCGCCGTACTCCAGGATCACGGCGTGCTGGCCGCGTTCCAGGCGCCCGGCCAGGGCCTCCATGACCTCCTGCCACGTGTGCGGGCGCGGCACGTTCACGCCGGTCAGCCCGAATTCCTTGAGGGCCTGCAGGGGCTTGCTGCCGCGCGCGATCAGCGGCACGCCCTTCAGGAGCTCCAGCAGCGCCGGGTCGCGCGCCACGAGTTCGCGCAGGAACAGCCGCGTGCCCACGCCGGTCATGCACGCCAGCGCACTGACCGTGCCGGCACGCAGGTCACGCTCGAAGGCGGCCAGCGGCTGCGTCAGGTCGAGCTTCTGCTCGCGCATGCTGGGGGCCACGACCGCGCGCCCGCCGTACTTCTCGATCAGGGTCGCCATCTCCTCGGAGCGGCGCGATTCCAGACTCAGGACCCTCAGACCGCCGAACCAATCCATACGTCACCTCCCTCCACCCGCACCGGGTAGGTGGGGAGCGCCGTGGCCGGGTCGTCCAGCGACTCGCCGGTTTCCAGGTCAAAGGCGTGTTTCAGCAGCGGCGAGGCCACCTTCACGCGGGTCTCGCCGCTGCGGGTATAGCTGCCGGTCAGGCCGCGTGACATCACGTTCGCGCCGGTGTAGGGATCGCGGTTGCCGACGGCATAGACCTGACCGGCGACGTGGAACACGGCCACCTGCTCGCCGCGCACCAGGGCGCACACGCCCAGGCCGGGCAGGATGTCGCGCAGCGCGCACACGGGCGTCCAGGTGGGCTGCACGGAGGACGGGGGAGCGGAGGGGAGCAGGGTCATGGGGACTCCTTGGGGTCGGATGGGGGAGGGCAGGCACGGGTCCGCTGGCACGGTCGTTGTCGGCCGGTCAGGGGCCGCGCGCGCCGGTCAGTCATCGCCGCCGGCCATGGGGAGGGGCGTGAGCTGCGGGTAGTCGGCCGGGCGGATCTGACCGCGCTCATCCACCCACTGCACGCCGTCGTCGCGGGCGTCGGAGTTCACGAAGGTGCGGAACCGCGCGCGGATGCTGGGGTCGTTCACGGCCGCCGCCCACTCGTCCTCGTACGACGCGACGTGGCGGGCCATCTCGGCCTCCAGTTCGGCGCACAGGCCCAGGCGGTCGTCCATGATCACGGACTTCAGGTACTCCAGGCCGCCGTCCAGGTTCTCCAGCCACGTGCTGGTGCGCTGCAGGCGGTCGGCGGTGCGGACGTAGAACATCAGGTAGCGGTCCAGCAGCGTGACGACCTCGTCCTCGCTGAGGTCACCGGCGAGCAGCACCGCGTGCTTGGGGGTCACGCCGCCGTTGCCGCCGACGTACACGTTCCAGCCCTTCTCGGTGGCGATGATCCCGAAGTCCTTGCTGCGGGCCTCGGCGCACTCGCGGGTGCAGCCGGACACGCCGCTCTTGAGCTTGTGCGGGCTGCGCAGGCCCCGGTAGCGCAGCTCCAGCCGCACGGCGAGGCTGGTGGAGTCCTGCACGCCGTAGCGGCACCACGTGGAGCCCACGCAGCTCTTGACGGTCCGCAGGCTCTTGCCGTAGGCGTGCCCGCTCTCGAAGCCGGCCGCGATCAGGTCCTCC belongs to Deinococcus metalli and includes:
- the hisF gene encoding imidazole glycerol phosphate synthase subunit HisF is translated as MLTKRIIPCLDVQRGRVVKNVRFFENHRDAGDPLALAQAYEAQQADELVFYDITATHEGRSLMLDVAAQVAEQVMMPLTVGGGVGALTDFRQLLLAGADKISVNSGALTRPELIREASDHHGAQCVMLSIDAKRRPDGHGWNVYRAGGRIDTGLDLIEWATRGQELGAGEICLNVMDADGTRAGFDLEATRAVSRAVDLPVIASGGAGQLSDFRDVLLGGDAGGQADAALAASVFHFGELTVPQVKAYLRGQGLPVRPEWRDA
- a CDS encoding response regulator, which translates into the protein MKTRKILLVDDNPNDLELALSAFGEMSGDGLDYQVDVAGSGEEAISNLRTALGHGQDHLPDLVLLDLKMPQMDGLAVLDAIRAQDDLRDIPVVMLTTSGEDRDIRDSYAHGASAYVIKPMDFTQFREAMLTIRSFWTTLNRHPRLN
- a CDS encoding DUF72 domain-containing protein, with amino-acid sequence MRVYIGCGGYSNDDWTAPGLIYEGVKKDEYLDTYARHFDAVELNSSFYAIPGLKAFEGMARKSAGRTRFAVKLNRAFTHDRAPTDADFDRMLQSPEPLREAGVMGPYLAQFPYSFHRTAENRKYLLMLAERFAGHELAVELRHAGWDKPEVREGMGEYGLIWVSPDYPPVGGMPEPQVHVTADVGYLRLHGRNAGSWWEGTSAAERHDYRYTRAEMDEWAEKIAVVNDDLSELYVFFENTTKGHALKNIPLLRDALNARGVPVKTPDPGDDGRLL
- a CDS encoding uroporphyrinogen-III synthase → MDWFGGLRVLSLESRRSEEMATLIEKYGGRAVVAPSMREQKLDLTQPLAAFERDLRAGTVSALACMTGVGTRLFLRELVARDPALLELLKGVPLIARGSKPLQALKEFGLTGVNVPRPHTWQEVMEALAGRLERGQHAVILEYGEATPTAMLRELGYAGIRVTSVPVYRCAFPLDTAPLAQAVRDVVLGGPDVLLLSSGTQALHFLKYAEKMGLLDETRAALNRLVLVSIGPACSEAAADLGLRIDLEANPHKMGILVRTAAEHAPGIIAERTLRKTG
- the nirD gene encoding nitrite reductase small subunit NirD codes for the protein MTLLPSAPPSSVQPTWTPVCALRDILPGLGVCALVRGEQVAVFHVAGQVYAVGNRDPYTGANVMSRGLTGSYTRSGETRVKVASPLLKHAFDLETGESLDDPATALPTYPVRVEGGDVWIGSAV